Proteins found in one Panicum hallii strain FIL2 chromosome 4, PHallii_v3.1, whole genome shotgun sequence genomic segment:
- the LOC112891147 gene encoding WD repeat-containing protein 7, producing MADRHPTPHAMKCHSVAALWSPSPPSHHVTAAAASPAALFTGAADGTVLHWPLAPASASASPRPYSLLCAHAAAIAAICPLPSPASLLAACAAGVLSLFSASAPLRCLRRRSLPPWAGSPSLIAPLPPTSTSSNPRVAILCHAPDDGVGQRHVSALVVVDARTLIVLHTAFQGTLSVVTPRAIAVCGCGDEAVSVVLADAEGRAQVVPVAKGVAVEGESPRRLSVSSMSSATSAEMADGRVEAVALSHDGKVVALVLKARCLLKCVAEGVVLGEMSLLGTPLCKGDKEEENGCSVGVFFLHGEGWNACAPDDGIVVRSLVLWSSSGAAAVYRVVVGTSSFESEAVCEIPDILSMQGEGSEIKFCQLDQRLVRVESFSYKVAGSLLWKPKISIWSLDQLELGIAENKLPSSKLLGEGGLQGEEFRPEPSHSRYDINNGVERYGRYSQVCSSDSNNLERYRRTVSSSMVLSEDSYAPYAVVYGFHNGDIEVIRFLNVSPATAKFGGGGIYPHISERFFLGHKGAILCLAAHYMHARSDSRNFHRALISGSSDCTIHVWDLDAGTLLSVMHHHVASVKQIILPPAWTYHPWDDCFLSVGEDGLVALVSLETMRVERMFPGHPGYASMVAWEGVKGYIACLCRNLHTCNDAGSGLYIWDLKTGARERIISGTASQSAFEHFCRGISKNAVTGSILGGTTSASSLLVPIFKDTSHLWSHAGKKGHDISSVSTNHNNGSIVSVTVSASTTYDFKGKTPAPDEACVFHGGNSVYSSEKAVSSHSVHKRIKCPIKCYCPYPGIASVRFDLTAIMSTQGITNSNTDKQSRGHLHSENAKETLQPGMLDCPSGVHEMDSPSRESLEGRLLRFSLCFLHLWDVDCDLDKLLVDEMQVCKPEGCHIATGVVGDRGSFTLMFPGKEATLELWKSSAEFCAMRSLSIVSLAQRMITLSRSCTNASSALAAFYTRHFAEKVPDIKPPSLQLLVSFWQHPSEHVRMAARSLFHCAAPRSVPPPLRMHKNKAPDALLSSSDNMNDFISAVQSASISSYGELKADSGNVDKDDSDTANMILWLESFENQEWLSWIGGTSQDAMASNIIVAAALVVWYPSIVKAKLACLVVSQLIKLVMSMNDRYSSTAAELLAEGMESTWKACLGAEITHFMSDILFQIECLSTAPSSSVIHKTAVAVTMQEALVGTLLPSLAMADVTGFFSVIESQIWATSSDSPVHVASLKTLTRVVRGAPKALAPYLEKAISYILHTMDPSNLIMRKACIISSMMALREMARVFPMVALNESMTRLAVGDAIGEIHNATIRVYDIESVTKIRILDASGPPGLPSLLTGSSNTMATILISALSFSPDGEGLVAFSENGLMIRWWSLGTGWWERLSRSLTPIQCTKLIYVPPWEGFSPNSSRLSIISSILGHDKHGSSEKKTKELDEADNLKLLLHNLDLSYRLQWVGGKAIKLTRHGQELGTFQL from the exons ATGGCCGATCGCCATCCCACCCCCCATGCGATGAAGTGCCACTCGGTGGCCGCGCTCTGGTCGCCGTCGCCTCCGTCCCACCacgtcaccgccgccgccgcctccccggcCGCGCTCTtcaccggcgccgccgacgGCACCGTCCTCCACTGGCCTCTCGCTCCCGCCTCAGCTTCCGCGTCCCCGCGTCCGTACTCCCTCCTCTGCGCCCACGCCGCGGCCATCGCCGCCATCTGCCCGCTCCCGTCCCCGGCCTCCCTcctcgccgcctgcgccgcgggCGTGCTCTCCctcttctccgcctccgcgcccctccgctgcctccgccgccgctcactcCCGCCCTGGGCCGGCTCGCCCTCCCTCATCGCCCCGCTCCCGCCCACTTCCACCTCCTCCAACCCCCGCGTCGCGATCCTCTGCCACGCCCCCGACGACGGCGTCGGCCAGCGCCACGTGTCGGCGCTCGTGGTCGTCGACGCGCGTACCCTCATCGTCCTCCACACCGCCTTCCAGGGAACCCTCTCGGTCGTGACGCCGAGGGCGATTGCTGTCTGTGGCTGCGGCGATGAAGCGGTCAGTGTCGTGCTTGCTGACGCGGAGGGGCGGGCGCAGGTGGTGCCCGTGGCCAAGGGTGTGGCCGTCGAGGGCGAATCGCCAAGGCGGCTCAGTGTGAGCTCGATGTCCAGTGCCACGTCCGCAGAGATGGCGGACGGGAGGGTGGAGGCTGTGGCGTTGTCTCATGATGGGAAGGTCGTGGCGTTGGTTCTGAAGGCGAGATGCTTGTTGAAATGCGTGGCCGAAGGGGTTGTGCTGGGTGAGATGTCTCTGCTGGGTACTCCTCTTTGCAAGGGTGATAAGGAAGAGGAGAATGGATGCTCTGTTGGAGTTTTTTTCCTCCATGGTGAGGGGTGGAATGCTTGTGCTCCAGACGATGGCATTGTGGTCAGGAGCTTGGTGTTGTGGAGTAGCAGTGGCGCTGCTGCAGTGTACAGAGTTGTGGTTGGTACCTCATCCTTTGAGTCTGAGGCAGTGTGTGAAATTCCCGACATCTTGTCTATGCAAGGAGAGGGATCGGAAATTAAATTTTGCCAGTTGGACCAGCGTCTTGTTAGGGTGGAATCTTTCTCCTATAAGGTTGCTGGGTCACTGTTGTGGAAACCAAAAATCTCCATATGGTCTCTAGATCAGTTAGAGCTGGGTATAGCAGAGAATAAACTACCTTCAAGCAAATTGCTTGGAGAAGGTGGTCTTCAGGGAGAAGAATTTAGGCCAGAACCCTCTCATTCTCGCTATGATATCAACAATGGAGTGGAAAGGTACGGAAGGTACTCACAGGTGTGCTCATCAGACAGCAATAATTTGGAAAGGTACCGAAGGACTGTGTCTTCCTCAATGGTACTTTCTGAGGATTCTTATGCTCCATATGCTGTAGTTTATGGTTTCCACAATGGTGACATCGAAGTTATCCGATTTCTAAACGTGTCACCTGCTACTGCAAAATTTGGTGGTGGAGGGATTTACCCACATATTTCTGAGAGGTTCTTTTTGGGGCACAAGGGAGCAATTCTGTGCTTAGCTGCACATTACATGCATGCCCGCTCTGATTCTAGAAACTTTCACCGAGCACTCATTTCAGGGAGTTCAGATTGTACGATTCATGTCTGGGATCTAGATGCTGGCACCCTTCTTTCTGTGATGCATCATCATGTTGCCTCAGTTAAGCAAATCATACTACCGCCGGCATGGACTTACCACCCTTGGGATGACTGCTTCCTTTCTGTTGGAGAAGATGGCCTTGTGGCGCTTGTTTCACTTGAAACCATGCGTGTTGAGAGGATGTTTCCTGGTCATCCTGGTTATGCATCGATGGTAGCTTGGGAGGGAGTAAAAGGGTACATAGCTTGTTTATGCCGGAATCTCCACACTTGTAATGATGCAGGTAGTGGATTATATATTTGGGATCTGAAAACTGGTGCTCGAGAGCGAATTATCAGTGGTACTGCCTCTCAGTCAGCGTTCGAACACTTCTGCAGGGGCATATCGAAAAATGCAGTTACTGGCAGCATCTTAGGTGGAACAACTTCAGCATCTTCTTTACTTGTTCCAATTTTTAAAGACACGAGCCACCTTTGGTCTCATGCTGGTAAAAAGGGTCATGATATTTCATCTGTGTCAACCAACCATAACAATGGAAGTATTGTTTCTGTGACTGTAAGTGCCTCTACAACATATGATTTTAAGGGAAAGACACCAGCTCCAGATGAAGCTTGTGTATTCCATGGAGGTAATTCTGTATACAGTTCAGAAAAGGCTGTTTCTTCTCACAGCGTCCACAAAAGAATAAAGTGCCCAATAAAGTGCTATTGCCCCTATCCTGGCATTGCTAGTGTGAGATTTGACCTTACAGCAATAATGTCCACTCAAGGCATTACAAACAGCAATACTGATAAGCAGTCGAGAGGTCATCTCCATAGTGAGAATGCTAAAGAAACTTTGCAGCCTGGAATGCTAGATTGTCCTTCTGGGGTTCATGAAATGGATAGCCCCTCTAGAGAGTCACTGGAAGGGCGTTTACTACGATTTAGCCTCTGTTTTCTGCATTTATGGGATGTTGATTGTGATCTAGACAAATTACTTGTGGATGAGATGCAAGTTTGCAAGCCAGAAGGCTGCCATATAGCAACAGGGGTGGTAGGGGATAGAGGCTCATTTACATTGATGTTCCCTGGCAAAGAAGCCACTCTTGAG CTTTGGAAGTCTTCAGCTGAATTTTGTGCCATGAGGTCACTGTCTATAGTTTCTCTTGCTCAACGCATGATTACATTATCTCGTTCTTGTACAAATGCTAGCAG TGCCTTGGCAGCATTTTATACAAGGCATTTTGCTGAAAAGGTTCCGGATATAAAACCTCCATCCCTTCAG CTTCTGGTGAGCTTTTGGCAACACCCTTCGGAACATGTGCGAATGGCTGCACGTTCCTTGTTCCACTGTGCAGCTCCCCGTTCTGTTCCACCACCACTACGGATGCATAAAAACAAAGCTCCTGATGCCCTCTTGTCTTCATCAGATAATATGAATGATTTTATCTCTGCTGTACAGAGTGCTTCTATATCTAGTTATGGGGAGTTGAAGGCAGATAGTGGAAATGTTGACAAAGATGATAGTGACACTGCTAATATGATCTTATGGTTGGAATCATTTGAAAATCAGGAATGGCTATCTTGGATAGGAGGCACAAGTCAGGATGCTATGGCATCAAATATCATAGTTGCAGCTGCTTTGGTTGTTTGGTATCCAAGTATTGTAAAAGCTAAGCTTGCATGTTTAGTTGTTAGTCAACTAATCAAGCTAGTTATGTCAATGAATGATCGGTACAGTTCAACTGCAGCTGAACTTCTAGCAGAGGGAATGGAAAGCACTTGGAAAGCATGCTTGGGTGCTGAGATCACTCATTTTATGAGTGATATCCTTTTCCAAATTGAGTGCCTAAGTACTGCACCATCAAGCAGTGTCATCCATAAAACTGCAGTTGCTGTTACAATGCAGGAAGCATTGGTTGGCACCCTTTTACCAAGCTTAGCAATGGCTGATGTAACAGGGTTTTTTAGTGTGATAGAAAGCCAAATTTGGGCTACTTCGTCTGATTCACCTGTTCATGTTGCATCACTCAAAACTCTTACCCGTGTGGTTCGAGGCGCTCCAAAGGCCTTGGCACCTTACCTCGAAAAG GCAATCAGCTACATCCTACACACTATGGATCCAAGCAATTTAATAATGCGTAAAGCTTGCATTATTAGTTCAATGATGGCTCTAAGAGAAATGGCACGTGTATTTCCGATGGTTGCTCTCAATGAGTCAATGACACGATTAGCCGTTGGTGATGCTATTGGAGAGATTCATAATGCCACAATTCGAGTGTATGACATAGAAAG TGTCACAAAGATAAGAATTCTTGATGCAAGTGGACCACCAGGTCTTCCAAGCTTACTCACAGGATCATCAAATACAATGGCAACCATACTAATATCAGCTTTGAGTTTCTCACCCGATGGAGAG GGTCTGGTTGCCTTCTCTGAGAATGGATTGATGATAAGATGGTGGTCATTGGGTACTGGCTGGTGGGAGAGGCTCAGCAGAAGCCTTACTCCTATCCAATGCACAAAGCTTATCTATGTTCCTCCATGGGAAGGATTTTCACCTAACTCTTCTCGCCTAAGTATAATTTCTAGTATTTTAGGACATGATAAACATGGAAGTTCAGAG AAGAAGACAAAGGAATTAGATGAGGCTGATAATCTGAAGCTATTGCTTCATAATCTTGACCTTTCATACCGCCTTCAATGGGTTGGTGGTAAGGCTATCAAACTTACAAGGCACGGCCAGGAGTTGGGTACATTTCAGTTGTGA